The Anopheles gambiae chromosome 2, idAnoGambNW_F1_1, whole genome shotgun sequence genomic sequence CGGAAAAGGGCCTAAGCGCTAAAGCTTCGTACGAAAAACGCTCGTACGCACCAAAACAGAACCAAAAATTGCTCAACCAAAAACCTAAAACACCGGCTCCGATAAGCGTGTTAAGTAGacgaatgaatgaatgcaGTGGTTCTGCCGAGCAGGTCCCAAGCATTATTGCGGAATCTTTGCAGCACTCATGTTCTTAAGGCACGCACTTTTACTATCGTTTAATGGGAGAAGCGTGTTTAGGAAATAGGAACACTTCCCAAACTAATGCTAAATGTATGAGGGTCACTAAAGCCGAAGTCGAGCAGTTAAGTGAGGGCTCAGGGTTCAGGGAACGACTAGCATCACTTAGCTTAGCACGTTTATTGGgcatatgtttgtgtgtttccctTGGCATTAATAGCGAAATGGAATTAGTTCTAATCAAATGTAAATATTGCCCTACGTACTGAAGCAAGAACAATGCGACCTTTGAGCGATTATTGATCGCAAAAGCCGTGATAGAGGAGAATAGAAACATCAAAGTTGAAATtacttttgattgtttttaaggAACGATTAAATTGGCTCCTTTAAATTTCAGTAACACAACTCTATCATAGCTCTATCATAGCTCTACGAATGCTACCGCTAACGCGAACCATTCGTGCCGCTGGACGCCACGTGTCCCATCCAAAGTTCGTAAAGGCTCCTAATTGACTCAATTGGCCGTGCTTTATGTGGTGCAGTTGTGTGCTGATGAAATCATATTGTCAAATGATAAACGATCGTGTACGGCGTACCCCGATTTctgtagaaaaaaagagagaacgaggAAGAGGCAACAGAGAGCAATGCATCATCAAAATGGCACAGTCAACGCTGTAAGATTTGCCGGCTCGGTTTCTCCCATCAATGCGCCAACTTCAATGATCGTGGACGGTAATGATTAGTATATCAAACATCCGGCCCAGCCTGTCCTTCTGAGCCGACGACATTGAAAAGTGCAACGGCCGGGACTGCCTGCTCTAATGATGCATCCTAATGAATACGGCCATGCGTGACAGACAGGGAAGTTTGCGGTATACAATTAGCGCCTCACTTTTGGCTCAATTCAAACCAGCTAGAGAGGATAGGAAATGGTAGTTGTATGTGAGAGTGATGATAAAAATGTTCCTATTGCTCTGTGCTGGTAATCTTAATTAGGTTCAAGAGTATAGCACACAACGGCcgcgtcagcagcagcatcatcatcatcaactctcaaacacacaccacacacccgTCTGGCGGGTCGGCATGTAGGTCATCTGTGTGTTCCGTTTATTGGCCCGGCAGGCAGCAGGCAGTGTTGTTTATCTTAACGCTGGTCCCATTGGCCAGTGGAATGATTATAACCCACAGGAACAAGCACGAACGTACCCCCGGCCCAAGTGTTATAAAGTGATGCAATTTTGTAGTTTAAACACCACCCACCACCCTAGGAGGAGCAGTCTGAGTCAGtcagtcggtcggtcggtcatCATACGCGAGAGTCACCTTCGGGTGGGCCGTGTGGGTGCGTGATGGAAATGGAATTGGCCAATCAAATGGGGGGGAGAGCACAATCATTATATGTAGCTCCAAATATTTTTAAAGGTAGAAATAGATCGTTTCCGATCCAACACTCCCAATCGTATGCGTTGCCTGCTCCTCGCTATAACACAATCATTTACGGCCGGTTGAAGAGACGAATGATTCTGTGGTAGCATTATAGAAGCATATGTATGTTTGTGCTACACCCACTCAGGCTGTCTGCGGCTGCACTCAATGGATCAAGACGAACGATCGCTAGCATCAATCAGACCATAAAAATGtggatctgttttttttttgttttaatgttgttCCACACCGTGGGCAGGAAACAATTGATTTGATACAGGGAGACACCCCGTCTTGACCTGAGAGGGCGTATAAATCTTTTCCAATCGGTGTTACTAACCTCCCCTATACGTACGTGACGACGTGATCGTGTCAAATAGATTGGTTTGGCAGCTCTCCGGTGGGTGTGTTTGTAGGAAGCTGAAAAAGAAGAGATTTATTTAGTAGCACAATCGTTTTTTAATCTTCAGAATAAGCCTAATTTTTCACAGATTTTGGAAAACATTGATTATGACACTACCATTATGCCACCGTCGGTATTAACGttctaaatttatttttcctttttttgtgtttctttctaCTGCAGCAGTCCCGGCGTACACCAGGATGCCACCATGGACAACTCATGTAAGTAGTGTTGATTTCAAAACCTTTGTCAAACCCACTTGATGACAGCTCGTTACGTTCGAATCAAAAAAGTTTGGAATGCACTGTGAACACCGTTTAAGTAGGCAGTGCATTTTTGCTAGCAGTACCACACTGCTGTTTACTATGGAAAAAGTTGCTACACCGAACTCACGGATACTACCAGCATGGCAGGGGCCAAACGAAAATTGGACTGGATCTCTAGTGAATGCACGCCTTTGCGACAACGAGAAGATAAATCGAACCTCGCTTCAGACAATGTTAACCGACATCAACTGATTggtgtgtttctgtttgcaGTTTACAATGGTTTTGGATGCGACGGCATCTTCGTCCAGTGAAGCAATATTCACCCCCTTTCGTTCAATGTGTACTTGATTGGGTAGCACTGTAATGcgtaacgtttttttttctctctcgctcttcaTTCAACAGATGCGATGGGATTCCGTTCGCCCTCGATAAACGCCCTGACCGGTCACGGTTCGCCGGTTCAGGTGCGCTCGCTGCGCGACAACGAGGAGGAAATTTCCACCCTGCGCAAGGAAAACTTCAATCTGAAGCTACGCATTTACTTCCTCGAGCAGAAGGCGGGCATCTGCACCGACAATGACACGCCCGGCGGACTGGGTGTAACCTCATCGTCCGCGTCCAACACGTCGTGCGATGGGAACTATCTGAAACAGAACATCGATCTTAAGGTATGTTCGCGGGATGCCATTTTCCATGCATGAGTGATTGTTGTAACGCACCATTAACcttttcgggtttttttttttatttttcgcagGTCGAGGTAGAATCGTTACGGCAGGATCTGCAAAGCAAGCATGATCTGCTGTGCCAGGCCGTCAAGGCGATGGAAGTGCTGGAGGAAAGCCACAAGAAGGCGGAGGAACGGCACCGCGAGCTGGTGAACGATCTGAACCATCGCATCGAGAACCATCAGGCCGAGATTCGGTCGCTGGAGCTGATGGCGGgcgagctgcagaagcagcaccgTGAGCTGCAGCTGTCCACCAGCTTGCGGGGCGATCCggagctacagcagcagcaggagcagcacgCGGCcgaagagggaaaggagggcatgaCGACGCGGGACAATGTCGGCGAAAGCTTGCTCGACTTTCTGGACGcggtgcagcagcacagcgagCTGAGCGTGCAGGAGAAGCTGAAGGTGCTGGAGATGGAGAACGCCGTCCGGCAGTGCCAGGAGCGTAACGAGCAGCTCACCCGCCAGGTGGAACAGCTGCAGGCCATCATCGAGGAGAAGGCGAGCAAGATCAGCCAGCTGGAGATGGAGCTGGGCGAGCTGCGGTTCGAGAATGCGGAGCTGCGGGAGGAAAGCGAAAAGCCACAAAGCAACATTGAGGTAAGTCGTGGGGGTCGTCTGAGCTAATGGATTAATTGTTTATTCGTTTCTATACTTCGTTTTTCAATGGTTTGTTGCTTCATGAGTTTGAGTAGTTGGAATTGAAAGAACAATTTAAATAGAGCCTTTCTTACCAACACTTTTCCTAAGGAATCTGCCCGCATCGAACGTTCGTCAAGCTTCTTAGAGAGGCGAAAGGATCGCTCGATCAAGTTCTTGTTCGAACAAGAAGTGGCACAAACTTCAACCTCAATGCATTTAGTGCAGCTCGAACAGCACGATAGTAGCTGTGTTCGGTGTTTTACTGTCGAATCAGTTAGCTCAACAAACGGTCCAGCAGAAGGCCCCGGCGAAAGCGAGCTCAATCTGCCGGACGTTTGCCTTCCGTGTGACGAGCTGCAGAGCTACTGTCCTCCTCCCCGTCCTCCATCGGACGCAGGTAGGAGGACGAAGTTCACGAAATCTGGCACCGCTGCCGCCCCACTGCTCTGCCGTCGCGTCATTAACGAATGGGCAAATCAATACTTTATCATCGAACCACGGCTCGGGCAGGAAGGGGAAGCATCTTCCTGTTGGATGGAAACTGCTCACTCTACTCTGCCACACCAGTGGCCCCACATTGTACAGTGGTGTCTGCAGAAGCTGAACCTTTCCAGCAGTTTAGTTCGGTCGGAGCTGTGAAGCGATGCAATCAATTTCTATGCCTAAATTTAAAGTCTAAATTGGCAATTGGAATGCGATTTTCTGAATAGGATTTTGAAATATAAGACAATGTTTACCGAATTTGCACCATTTTCtaccatttttatcatttttttttgtctgttttttgtgtttcttccaCAGATTGATCGACTTAAGAAGCAAAACTTTGATATTCGGGCCGAGCTGGCGGAGAAGCTGTGCGTGCTCGACGACACCGAGACGAAGCTAAAGGAGAAAACGCTCGAGTGCACCAAGACCTGCAAAATGGTGGAAAAGTTGATCAAAACCATCACCGAGCAGGACAAGGAGCTGGAGAAGCTGAAGCGAAACTCGGTAAGAcacaagcgagcgagcgcgtgTGACGTTAATCCATTTATTTATTCCGTCATGTTCTATTTATGTTGATCTTTCcgttcatttccttccttttttgtgtttttgttttttttttttactacaaaATGACGggataaaaacatgaaaaaagccGATAGAAGCGAACGCCGGTGGTCGCGAGCCGCCGATCCGAAAGGTATTTTCTCTTTAAACGCTTTTGGACCGTTTTTTTCTAGCTCTGCAGCAGCACGCACCCATTAATTTTTATTGCGCTCGCACCAACAAAGAAGAAAGCGGGAAGGGACAGAACGTTCTTTAATATGTAGCTCTCTTTTGTACATTAATTGCATTGCATTTTTAAACAGTCGGCAAGCGTTCGCGGTGGAAAGCCTAGTCCAAATCCGGCTAGTCGCCGTTAAATCATCCCTCTCGTGGCATTCAagaggatgatgatggggcGTTTTAACACCGGTGTCCCGACGAGATTTACATATACATGCTCCTTCTTTTATTAACGATTTTAGCCAAACGTGCTGAAGTTGTTTGACAAAATGCGTTTAATATATTAATTGACTGTGAGTAATATTTATTAGAAGCAAACTTTGTGTGTCGGTGATGGAGCTGAATCCGGGCCTGGGCGCTTCCGGTGTAAATATTGGATCATGTGATAGTGATTTAacaacccacaaacacacacacacgtacacgatCACGCGTATGAAGCTTTGCACCATCCATATAAACAGCAGTGTGCTGTGcacgtgttttgtttaataaaaacaattttgtgtttcatttttcaccaACACTGCTTTCCCCATTCTAATTGACTTTTTTTCGTGACGATCCTTTTGCAGAACATTTCACTTCACTCCGAGCACGGCATGAACGGTGGTGCAACGGGCGCCCTGGCTGGTGTGGCCGCGCTGGCTGTGCCCGAAATCGTGGACCAGGACCGCAAACCGGTCAGCCAGGCCGAGTACGACGCGCTGGTGCAGCGGGcgaagctgctgcagcagaagAACGACACGCTGATCCACAAGCTGTGCGGCAACGGTGGGGCGGGCGACCATCGGAACGAtcgcaacatcatcatcaagcaGCTGAACGACGAGCTGATCAAGGCGCGCGAAGAGGCGGAAAAGGCCCAGAAGTGGCGCAAAGAGTACGCGGACCTGTGCGCGATCTCGACGCACCGGCTCGAGGAGCTGGCCGGCTTTCTCGATTCGCTGCTGCGGAACAAGGAGCTGATCGGGTCGCTGTCGACGGACAGCCGGAAGGCAATCCGCAACGCGGTCGATCGCAGCCTGGATTTGTCGCGCAGCCTCAACATGTCGATCTCGGTGACGGGGCTTTCGCTGATcggcaccaacaacaacagtctGGCGCAGCTGAGCTGCCTGTCGGGCTATCTGGATCAGTCGGCCGTCCTGGAGCATGGCGAGCACAGCAGTGCCGGCGACGATGTGGACGACGAGCACGATAAGGAAAACCGCGCGTCGAACGTGAAAGGACAGACCATTCAGACCGGCGGTCATGGTGCGCTGTTTGGGGGGCTGAACCAAACGAAGCAGATGATCGAAACGTTGCGCGCAGAGAACAAAGCATTGCGGGGCGAGCtgatggagcagcagcagctgcagcagcagcagcatcaacagcgaaCTCGGCGCCGCGAAAGCAAGGAGCGCAAGTCCGTCCCCATCGAGCCGATTTCCGACTCGGAAGCGTGGTCCGAACCGGATCGGGGCGTTTCGCTCGCACGCATCGGGCTCGAGGACAGCTCTTCGGCTTTGCTGCGGCAAAAGAACGGTCCAGCCGGCGGTCCGACGGCGTCACTAAGCTCGCCAACGTCGGGCGCTGCTGCGCTGGAACTGAGCTCCACCTCAGACAACGAACCCGGATTGTTGGCTGCTGCCGGTCTTTCCTCGCAGCGGAAAAGCGCAACCGTGGCTGAAATGAAACAGCTGCAGGAGACGGTCGCATCGCTCAGCAAAGAGCTGCAGGACAAGAACGGAACGCTGCTGACCGTACAGAGCCAGCTGGTCGATCTGGACAGTGAGCTGCAGCGGGAGCGAATCCGGGCCGCCAAAGCGCAAACGGAAGCGACCGAAACGCGCCAACTGTCCGAACGGTGGGAACGGGACGCCGCGGTGCACAGGGAACAGGCTGAACAGGCCGCCCAACGGCTGGCGGCGCTCGAGGGCGACATTCGGCAGCGCGATGCGCTGATCGAGAAGCTGCGCAAGGAGCGCGAACAGGCGGCGGTCGATCTGCGCGTGGCCATGATGAAGCTGGAAACGATGCAGTCCGAGTACggcgagctgcagcagcggcaccGGCGCGAACTGGACGCCATGCTGGcgaaggagcagcagcagctggaggaGCTGCGCCAGAGCCTCACCGAATCATTCCGCAACGAGCTGCAGCTGAAGCAGCAATCGTTCGACACGGCCCTGGCCCAGAACTACATCTCCAAAAACATCCACCAGGAGAAGGTGCGCGAGCTGAACGAGCTGCACTACCGGCTGGAGGATGCGCACAACGACCTGTCCGCGATGGCCGAGGCGGAGGAGCAGCTGCGCCGCCAGCTGGCCGACTGCGAGCGCAGCGCGGCGGCGATGAAGAAGAGCCTCGACGAGGCGACGCTGCAAGCGTCCAAGGCAGCGATCGAGCGGACGAAGGCGCTGAACGAGAAGCGCCAGCTCGAGACCGAGCTCGGCTTCGCGCACGACGAGCTGGAGCAGCTGAAGGTGGAGAAGAACGCACTGAACGAGCAGCTGCAGACCATCATTcggacgcagcagcagcagcagcatccacgCAGTCCACGTGGTTCCGGCGGCGGCAACCAATCAGCGTCCGGAACGGACGAAGAAATTACGCCCGGTGTACGGCGACAGCTCGAGAACTCATCGCCCGATCTCGGCATCGAGAGTGATCCCGGCCGGCTCTCGAACGTGGAGCTCAAGTTTGCGACCTCGCCGCAGCAGCGTCCCCTTCTCAAAACGCTGGAACTGACGAAATCCATGTCCAACTTGCTATTGAATCCGAACCAGGAAGGTAAGTGTTGTTTGTCGCCTATCTTCGACCCATTTCCGTTCCTCCGTCGTACCTCGCAGAAAACTAATTATTTTCGTCATTATTTTCGCTTCAGTCAAACCGGAGAGCAGTGGAGAATCGTCCAAGGGGGCGGCTGGCGGCGAACAGCAGGAAGGTGGTGGGGTCGATAAGACGACGGTGATCCATCACGACTGTGCCAAGATCGAGGTCGACTACAGGGATCTGATGCATCGGTACAACAAAACGCGCCACTATCTGGCCGTTGCGTACGACAAAATCAAATCCTCCAACAAGGTGAAGAAGCAGCTGGAGATTGAGGTGAAGCAGCAGATCCACAAGACGAACGTCGTGCTGAAGACGGTGCAGCGCAATCTGGATTCGGGCAACGATGGCGCTGGTGAGCATTGAGCTTTGAGTAGagaggcaggcaggcaggcaggcagggcCACAACAAACACCAAtgcaacggttttttttttttttgtaacaaacAGTGGGagtgttttcatttaattttgtatatatatgtgagtgtgtataatGTCAGAAAGAGAGCAATGAGTGCGCGAGgtgaaagcaaaaaaccaCAATGGTGTATACACTGACAACACATCAGAGTAGGCGGACTGAACACAGCCGGGAGAGGGAAAAAGCTCATTCCAGATTCCATTTCCGTTGCGATTCAGTCTAATCGGGTGTGTGTTAGACCGttgtatacatttttaaacCGCTGTGTAAAAGGGAACCCCCTCCAAGGACTGTTTAAAGGAAAGTGTTTGAATTTGCAGACAATTgtgtacatatatatatatgaggACAGAGGTGTGCGAGGTAAAAGGCTGTAGCGAGGGCGTGTGTGAAAGATCAGTTGAAaaataggaaagaaaaaaggatttaTTGCGGTTTAGGAGGAGCTTCGATTGTCAGAGAAttgcgtcagcagcagcagcagcaagagcgACGAGCGTGTTTGTAACGTACTGTAAAACGTGTTTGGGAGAATGTGAACCTGCTGGAATGTGAGACTAACTTATTTGCGTACTGTTATTTGataatgtgtgtatttgtgagGACGACGACATGATTGGTCCGATCTGTAAATCGAGACACGGTATTAGACAAAAAAGGAGGACAAGAAGGCGGAGGTGACAAAATAAATCCAATAATATTGTTTGATAATAGAAGCTGAGTACCTACCGTTGTTTGTTGTCAACGCCTACTGTCGGTAGAAGAATAATCTTGTACTGAAGGTACTGAACAGACTGAGCGATGTGCTTTTTGGAGCGAACCCACGACTCCCGATTCCGTCTCCGGCAAAATCCGAACCACTaattccgcccggagtcgttcggagtcttccggagtctttcagagtcgtccgaagtcacCCAGGCtggttcggagtcggagtagaccggagtcgtccggaatcgttctgagccgtctggagtcgcccggCATCGTTTgaagtcgtctagagtcggagtcgaccggaatcggagtcatTTGCAGTTGTTAGGCGGCGATCGGAATCGACAGGAGCCGTCCGGTACAATGTGCTTGTGACCAGGCATTacattttgttgtatttttttgtcttttactTTGTGCGTGAACTTCATTGTCTCGAAAGTCAACTCCGGCTGACTTCGGAAGTCTGCGActccaaccgattccggacgactccgaatgactccgacttcggacgactgcAGAAGCCTTCCGGACgtctctggacgacttcgaacTAACTCCTGAAGACTCCGGATAACTCCTACTcccaacgactccggataatgcagGGCGGATCTATCTTCTGGAGACGATTCCCAAAAAATCGAGATCGGAtcggagccgactccggatttttgtcaactttacccatcactagaacAGCTTTACGGCTAGTTCGGTGTCTTTTGCTTTACATAATTATCTGCAAATGAAAGAAGTGTGATATCCACGCATTATtcaacacacataaaaaaacgccaacaaacaacacagcTCGTGATTGATGATTGACATTCGTTGCTGTCTGTACTTAAGGATTTGCTTCCACATGTGCTGCTAACGTtctctcccttccctcccttcctaCATCGTTCTCATCTATCATCGTACATTCGTTTTACCGTGAATATTGAACTTGTTTCACACTACACCGCCCttggttttttgctgttttcgtTATTTAAATCACAAATCTTCGTTGAAATTCTATAAAATAGAGCATCCACCTGTACTGGGGCATGTATCATATTACGGACATAATATATATAGTGTGTGCATCTTTGGcggtcttttttgtgttttcttctgtGCAACCGTCCGCTCTTAGCATGTAAgttctgtgtgcatgtgtgtgtgtctgtgcgtgcgCCACAAGGATAAGATGCCAAAGCGGACCAACTATCGCAAAGCCTTAACACGGGTCCTCTCCACCCTCTCTCCCCGCTATCTCTACACCTAACATGACTTAAAACGAGCAAGCGCGCATTAACCGCGACCGCGACTAGTGTTagtggtttggtttggttttgtgtttgtttgtgcgtttGTTCGCCCTAAATTATCTCTCTTACCATCTTTTAATCGTGTTCGCCACGATAAACATCTGAAACAACGTCCGAGGCCAAGAAACGGCAAACTACTTGCTGTGCGAGAATACATTGCTACGAACAAATACGCTCTACTTACTGTCTTACTAATTGCTCGTTGTCCATAAAAGGGGGGTTGTTTGTTGTGGTGAAGCAGCAAAGCAACAGCTCGCAATCTAGGCTCTAGCAGAAGAGCTTGCAGTTTGCCTTCACGCGCTTTCTTACTCTAACGCCTAAAAGCTGTGACCTTCCCTTTTTAGTGCTCTCTTCCAGCGCATCATACATTTATACACATCTTACCAGGCATTTTATACTTTGTACGAAAGACTTATGTGGGGGTATATTGACCATGTTGCACGAGAACCTTTCATCCATCTGCCATCGACCACAAATCTTTATCGTAAAGCGaattttgtgtttgatttcgACTGCtaattctgctgctgctgctgctgctgctgctactactggtTACTGCTCGCGCTTCCCTGCGCATTGTTAAACTGATTGATGGCGACGATGTGCTTCTCCTCGTGGTACGTGCGCAGTATGTGTCCCAGCACCGACGACGTATCGTTATCGCTAAGCCACATGCTCATCGTGGAAGAGTTGTCCAGCATGGAGATCAGCGCTGCGCGGGAGATGAAGCAAAACCGATTTAAGCAAAGAGACAACTGCGGCCAGAGCGTTTTCTCTACTTACCGATAAACATTTTCGGGTTTCCTAGACTAATTTGTACTTGCGGTGAACCCATCAGGACACGCAGGATTGGCGATTCCGGCGGCAAGCCATCGCACAACCCCTGCACACTTTTGGTCCGGTTTCCTAGCAACCATTCACACTGGAAAAGGTGCAGAGAAAAAACAATATCAACATCACGCACATCGGTACAGCCTTTAGGACGGTCGGTACCCCGCTCCCCGGCCACACACTTACCGCTGccgtttgattgttttgtgtaGCTATTAGCGCTTCGCGTACGTTTTCCTCCTCGAAACCCATCTCGGCGATGGAGCTCACCAGCTCCGGCACAGGAACGACCGTTTTCTCCGAGTACAGGCGCACTATTTCCAGCAAGGCGGCCACGTTTTCACGCTTTATCTGTGGAAAGAGCGAAAGACCCCCATCGTGTCTTTCGTTAAAGAGGAACCGAtcgcacagcaaaacaacattGCATACCGTAAAAGGATCGCTCACATTCGCTGcctcgtcgttgtcgtcgcccGCCTCGAACGCCTCCTCTTCCTCGTCCAGCGAGTTCCCGACGGACGACGGTGTAGAGGCGGATCTACTATCACTGCCGGCGTTCGAACGTTTCCGTCCACGGTGAAGGCCGCCGCCAGTGGAGGGAGCACCGCTGGGCGATTCGTTAGCCGGCGAGTTTGCACCTTGAATTTGATTCATCGTTGCAGCGGACGAGCACGCAATTGCTGCGCTCTTATCACAGTTAAACAAGCGCGCCGTACTATCGTTCTGTATCAGCCAGTCCAGTGCCGCCGGGAACACATTCCTGTTGGGGGGGAGGTGTTGTGTGGTCAATTCGATTTTTTGTGGGATGACCCCAGGCCCCAGGCGGTTACTTACTTGGTAATTTGTAAGGCCTGATTGATTTTGTCCAGCGAAAATCCCATCTCGAGCAGCGTTTCGACCGAGCTGATCTGGTGCCGTTGCCGGTTGATGAGCCGCTGCTGGAACAGGGCGATCAGCTTCTCGGCACACGGTCCCGTCCCGTGCACGTAGGCGGACGCCCGGGACAGCGATATCATGATGCGCCGAAGGTCCTGTTGCAGCTGCAGCGAGGGAGTAAGAAACTTGTATCTCCATGGTGACGACCCGGTAGGCAGCCATCTACTTACGTCCGATTGCAGCATGCCTAGATTGAAGTTAACGGAAGCTTGATTTATGCGGGACAGCGGTATGTGGCGCGTTGCGGCCAATATTTCCGCCGGCGAAGGACCTTTCAGGCTTTCGTCGGCCGGCGTCGCATCGATGCGCTTCGCTACGAGCAGGAATTCCTctgaaatgaaagaaaaaacgcatcaaaacgGTTCTCTTCACGCTGCATATCCACAAGCCATTTACCTTCATCGTGCACGGCGTCACCGAGCAGATCGTCGTCGCGGAAGATGCGCCGATTGTGCGACCGTATCATCCGGTACCGATCGGCCAGCTCGTCCAGGTCGGACGAAAAGTGAGGCATCGTAAAGGCATTGCTGGCGAACTTTTCGAGCGCGTACATCTTCAGCTGCCGGCCGGAGAGGGTGCGGGCCACCTCCACATCGACCATGCCGCCCCGCGGGCTGATAATGCGCAGCGCAACGGACGGCGGTGCGGATGGGCCACCGCCTCCACCGTTCTCGTGCGTTTCCCTGCGGGATGATCTGCAAGAAGGGGGGGGCGCGGAAAGGGaagatgaaaattgaaaaattaaattgccGGTCCGGTCCAGAATTTGGAACCCAAATTTGGATCGATTGCACCACACACAACGCTGTAAGGATGCTGAATGCTTTTGGCTACCGTCCCTAAACATGAATATCCCAATTTATTGCTCaacccctctctctctccctctctctccctctctcttgcTATGCCTACACATAACAGTCCAATTTCCAGATGGTGGTTTGGGGATACGATGAATATTTAAACATCTTCACTGACCTATCGTCCACTGGCGAGGCGAACGAACGCGCGCTGACTCACACTGTGTGGTTCACCCGAAAACCGAACCGAGGAAAAAGACAGCGAAGAAACGGGGATCCAATCAATAAACAAACCACTTACCTGCTCTTTTTACCGAACCACCATCGGAATATCTTATCCATTACCGCGTATTTTTAACCCGCCACCTTCGCTGCCCACTTACCTCGAGCGCCATGTTCCGCTGGTTGACGGCGACGGTTGCTGCGATAGGTGATGGTGATGCGGCCCCTTCGACGTACGTTGCCCGTGGCGATGCTTGTGGCCGTGGTGACGTGATGGGGTGACAGTAGCGGAAGCAGCTCCAGCAACTGCTGCCACCGGCTGGTGCACGGGCGAAACGTTCGTACCGGGTGTCGTCGTGCCGGACGACGACGGTTCCGGACCGGTGGTGCTGGACGAGGCCGAGCTGCAGCTGGACGTGCCGTCGCCGAGACCGCGTGGTTGCGTCGCGGACTTGCGCGACTGCTGCCAGCGGGCACGCCGTTCGGCAAACTTTTCACGCATCCAGGGTATCATTCTGCACCGACACTGGGTGGCCGTACCGTTGCCCCGGGATGGCACCCCGACGATCAATACTGGCAATctggcactgctgctgctgctgctacggctCCTGGCTGGGGATCTAGGTCAAGCGCCA encodes the following:
- the LOC1273526 gene encoding centrosomin isoform X7, which gives rise to MSGIFKYTPNRTAASTPNRRSAFGTGFGSPGVHQDATMDNSYAMGFRSPSINALTGHGSPVQVRSLRDNEEEISTLRKENFNLKLRIYFLEQKAGICTDNDTPGGLGVTSSSASNTSCDGNYLKQNIDLKVEVESLRQDLQSKHDLLCQAVKAMEVLEESHKKAEERHRELVNDLNHRIENHQAEIRSLELMAGELQKQHRELQLSTSLRGDPELQQQQEQHAAEEGKEGMTTRDNVGESLLDFLDAVQQHSELSVQEKLKVLEMENAVRQCQERNEQLTRQVEQLQAIIEEKASKISQLEMELGELRFENAELREESEKPQSNIEIDRLKKQNFDIRAELAEKLCVLDDTETKLKEKTLECTKTCKMVEKLIKTITEQDKELEKLKRNSNISLHSEHGMNGGATGALAGVAALAVPEIVDQDRKPVSQAEYDALVQRAKLLQQKNDTLIHKLCGNGGAGDHRNDRNIIIKQLNDELIKAREEAEKAQKWRKEYADLCAISTHRLEELAGFLDSLLRNKELIGSLSTDSRKAIRNAVDRSLDLSRSLNMSISVTGLSLIGTNNNSLAQLSCLSGYLDQSAVLEHGEHSSAGDDVDDEHDKENRASNVKGQTIQTGGHGALFGGLNQTKQMIETLRAENKALRGELMEQQQLQQQQHQQRTRRRESKERKSVPIEPISDSEAWSEPDRGVSLARIGLEDSSSALLRQKNGPAGGPTASLSSPTSGAAALELSSTSDNEPGLLAAAGLSSQRKSATVAEMKQLQETVASLSKELQDKNGTLLTVQSQLVDLDSELQRERIRAAKAQTEATETRQLSERWERDAAVHREQAEQAAQRLAALEGDIRQRDALIEKLRKEREQAAVDLRVAMMKLETMQSEYGELQQRHRRELDAMLAKEQQQLEELRQSLTESFRNELQLKQQSFDTALAQNYISKNIHQEKVRELNELHYRLEDAHNDLSAMAEAEEQLRRQLADCERSAAAMKKSLDEATLQASKAAIERTKALNEKRQLETELGFAHDELEQLKVEKNALNEQLQTIIRTQQQQQHPRSPRGSGGGNQSASGTDEEITPGVRRQLENSSPDLGIESDPGRLSNVELKFATSPQQRPLLKTLELTKSMSNLLLNPNQEVKPESSGESSKGAAGGEQQEGGGVDKTTVIHHDCAKIEVDYRDLMHRYNKTRHYLAVAYDKIKSSNKVKKQLEIEVKQQIHKTNVVLKTVQRNLDSGNDGAGEH